From a single Amphiprion ocellaris isolate individual 3 ecotype Okinawa chromosome 18, ASM2253959v1, whole genome shotgun sequence genomic region:
- the telo2 gene encoding telomere length regulation protein TEL2 homolog isoform X2: MEQVSTNAEVRLTVSQCFRTLTTSTDSTDIISALKTLLSHLDGGPEGTTTAAQQAEFRRAHYTRTLQLLVSNLQADWLHSFTAAQRSELWDSLFLRGPPDQALLVLMDGIGELRPSTNLDHLVSITEKFLQNHCLAELLWSYCLQATPSDSPQLRETLLGRISALPDLTANKLHLNNRPVFLPQQYYPLLATEMLTALERTCQALRDGTDCSLTFVAQTLGKVCIQGHSGLVLAVVAPQLSVCTRSDMVWQRVCWKLMENVPQRWMESVLTGLVQAVSGPDALGRIIGNLVLTNKKAQFVITHKLLLLQYKYETRVLRIVLGYLAADKDRRPFLVQVLRSICQAWANPSAVKHTPLEQQLYVSKTLLLSVSLLKDSELQELRSELLHCMLGGMQSHLDSSVVRIRHMGMVVGECLSSRMDGSGTQLKFEYDQDEETRELLSLMTPITCDEAEPEPVNRANSLQETNETMPSTENTSSQNKSAPQSSKTDADSDLDSDDELTPYDMSGDQEMSQASPPRYLRDCLEILRSSEDGVRVELSLRVAESLVRRNAFAAREISVQMSKVLLHMEDKYNIIGFLGLRQATMVALTVTDCIPVTQYLTTEFYSLNYSLRQRLDILEVLTIAAQELSKPITDKRDPSIGPAATSELNTYPGDNPVHWQQVVEKRIQSKTKHFSKGATKPPAKATPNRYAPVAGHFFFPLLRNYDKPQVTFDLLGSDHLVLGRLIHTLGLFMHLAVNAPIAAQMGCALLDFVWAVRYHVDQMVRRGVLFAVCSVFLSMPSQNLLVDLSDQLFETRAWLAGE; encoded by the exons ATGGAGCAAGTTTCGACAAACGCTGAGGTCCGCCTAACTGTGAGCCAGTGTTTCCGGACCCTCACCACGTCCACGGACAGTACAGACATTATCAGCGCTTTAAAAACACTCCTCTCCCACCTGGATGGAGGACCTGAAGGCACCACCACCGCAGCCCAGCAGGCAGAGTTCAGGAGAGCTCACTACACTCGAACTCTTCAGCTCCTTGTGAGCAACCTCCAGGCAGACTGGCTGCACAGCTTCACAGCAGCTCAGCGCTCAGAGCTATGGGACAGTCTGTTCCTCAGAGGCCCTCCAGATCAGGCGCTGCTGGTGCTGATGGATGGGATAGGAGAGCTGAG ACCCAGCACAAATCTGGACCACCTAGTCAGCATCACCGAGAAGTTCCTTCAGAATCATTGTCTGGCGGAGCTGCTGTGGTCCTACTGTCTGCAGGCAACTCCCTCTGACTCTCCACAGCTCAGAGAGACTCTGCTTGGACGGATCAGTGCCCTGCCGGATCTCACCGCCAACAAGTTACATCTCAACAACAGGCCTGTTTTTCTCCCTCAGCAGTACTACCCACTGCTGGCCACAGAAATGCTCACTGCCCTTGAGCGAACCTGCCAGGCGCTCAGAG ATGGCACAGACTGTTCGTTGACTTTTGTGGCTCAAACACTTGGGAAAGTGTGCATCCAGGGACACAGCG GTTTGGTCCTGGCCGTGGTGGCTCCTCAGTTGTCCGTCTGCACACGCTCAGACATGGTTTGGCAGAGGGTTTGCTGGAAGCTGATGGAGAACGTTCCACAGCGATGGATGGAGAGCGTTCTCACTGGGCTGGTGCAGGCTGTCAGTGG GCCGGATGCTTTGGGGAGGATCATTGGGAATCTAGTGTTGACAAATAAAAAGGCTCAATTTGTCATCACTCATAAACTGCTGTTGCTGCAATACAAGTACGAG ACTCGGGTCTTGAGAATTGTTCTGGGTTACCTCGCAGCAGACAAAGATCGAAGACCATTTCTTGTCCAG GTGTTACGGTCTATATGCCAGGCCTGGGCTAACCCCAGTGCAGTGAAACACACACCTCTAGAGCAGCAGTTGTATGTCAGCAAGACTTTACTGCTGAGTGTGAGTCTGCTGAAAGACTCTGAGCTACAGGAGCTACGTTCAG AGCTACTTCATTGTATGCTGGGTGGCATGCAGAGTCACCTCGACAGCAGCGTGGTGCGTATCAGACATATGGGGATGGTGGTGGGAGAGTGCCTGAGCTCCCGCATGGATGGAAGCGGAACCCAACTCAAATTTGAG TACGATCAGGATGAAGAAACCCGTGAGCTGCTTTCTCTCATGACTCCCATCACTTGTGATGAAGCAGAGCCTGAGCCTGTAAACAG GGCCAACTCTCTTCAAGAGACCAATGAAACAATGCCATCCACTGAGAATACATcatcacaaaataaatcagcacCTCAGTCATCAAAAACCGATGCAGACTCAGACCTTGATAG CGATGATGAGCTCACTCCGTACGACATGTCTGGAGATCAGGAGATGAGTCAGGCTTCTCCACCTCGCTACCTACGAGACTGTCTGGAAA TTTTAAGATCCTCCGAGGACGGAGTGCGTGTGGAGCTCAGTTTGAGAGTTGCTGAAAGTTTAGTGCGGAGGAACGCCTTTGCAGCCAGAGAG atcAGCGTCCAGATGTCCAAAGTGCTTCTTCATATGGAGGATAAATACAACATTATTGGCTTCCTGGGTCTCAGACAGGCAACTATGGTGGCTCTCACTGTCACAGACTGTATTCCT GTAACTCAGTATTTGACCACAGAGTTTTACTCCTTAAACTACAGTCTTCGTCAGCGGCTTGATATCCTGGAG GTCCTTACCATAGCAGCTCAGGAGCTCTCAAAGCCAATCACTGACAAGAGAGATCCATCCATTGGCCCTGCTGCTACCTCTGAGCTGAATACATACCCAGGTGACAACCCTGTTCACTGGCAACAAGTGGTAGAAAAGCGAATtcaaagcaagacaaaacaCTTCAGTAAG GGTGCCACGAAACCTCCAGCTAAGGCGACCCCAAACCGTTACGCCCCTGTTGCTGGAcacttcttttttcctttgctCAGGAATTATGACAA GCCTCAGGTGACCTTCGACCTCCTGGGCAGTGATCACCTGGTACTGGGCAGGTTGATCCACACTTTGGGCCTCTTTATGCATCTGGCAGTCAATGCACCG ATAGCTGCACAGATGGGCTGTGCTTTGCTGGACTTTGTGTGGGCGGTGCGATACCATGTTGACCA GATGGTGAGACGAGGCGTCCTCTTCGCCGTCTGCTCTGTGTTTCTGAGTATGCCCAGTCAAAACCTACTGGTGGACCTCAGTGATCAGCTGTTTGAGACCAGAGCTTGGCTGGCAGGTGAATAA
- the telo2 gene encoding telomere length regulation protein TEL2 homolog isoform X1, translating to MEQVSTNAEVRLTVSQCFRTLTTSTDSTDIISALKTLLSHLDGGPEGTTTAAQQAEFRRAHYTRTLQLLVSNLQADWLHSFTAAQRSELWDSLFLRGPPDQALLVLMDGIGELRPSTNLDHLVSITEKFLQNHCLAELLWSYCLQATPSDSPQLRETLLGRISALPDLTANKLHLNNRPVFLPQQYYPLLATEMLTALERTCQALRDGTDCSLTFVAQTLGKVCIQGHSGLVLAVVAPQLSVCTRSDMVWQRVCWKLMENVPQRWMESVLTGLVQAVSGPDALGRIIGNLVLTNKKAQFVITHKLLLLQYKYETRVLRIVLGYLAADKDRRPFLVQVLRSICQAWANPSAVKHTPLEQQLYVSKTLLLSVSLLKDSELQELRSELLHCMLGGMQSHLDSSVVRIRHMGMVVGECLSSRMDGSGTQLKFEYDQDEETRELLSLMTPITCDEAEPEPVNRANSLQETNETMPSTENTSSQNKSAPQSSKTDADSDLDSDDELTPYDMSGDQEMSQASPPRYLRDCLEILRSSEDGVRVELSLRVAESLVRRNAFAAREISVQMSKVLLHMEDKYNIIGFLGLRQATMVALTVTDCIPVTQYLTTEFYSLNYSLRQRLDILEVLTIAAQELSKPITDKRDPSIGPAATSELNTYPGDNPVHWQQVVEKRIQSKTKHFSKGATKPPAKATPNRYAPVAGHFFFPLLRNYDKPQVTFDLLGSDHLVLGRLIHTLGLFMHLAVNAPIAAQMGCALLDFVWAVRYHVDQMVRRGVLFAVCSVFLSMPSQNLLVDLSDQLFETRAWLADVAEGDPDADCRNLAVQSLVLLDRSVKKQLQDPQTLSLES from the exons ATGGAGCAAGTTTCGACAAACGCTGAGGTCCGCCTAACTGTGAGCCAGTGTTTCCGGACCCTCACCACGTCCACGGACAGTACAGACATTATCAGCGCTTTAAAAACACTCCTCTCCCACCTGGATGGAGGACCTGAAGGCACCACCACCGCAGCCCAGCAGGCAGAGTTCAGGAGAGCTCACTACACTCGAACTCTTCAGCTCCTTGTGAGCAACCTCCAGGCAGACTGGCTGCACAGCTTCACAGCAGCTCAGCGCTCAGAGCTATGGGACAGTCTGTTCCTCAGAGGCCCTCCAGATCAGGCGCTGCTGGTGCTGATGGATGGGATAGGAGAGCTGAG ACCCAGCACAAATCTGGACCACCTAGTCAGCATCACCGAGAAGTTCCTTCAGAATCATTGTCTGGCGGAGCTGCTGTGGTCCTACTGTCTGCAGGCAACTCCCTCTGACTCTCCACAGCTCAGAGAGACTCTGCTTGGACGGATCAGTGCCCTGCCGGATCTCACCGCCAACAAGTTACATCTCAACAACAGGCCTGTTTTTCTCCCTCAGCAGTACTACCCACTGCTGGCCACAGAAATGCTCACTGCCCTTGAGCGAACCTGCCAGGCGCTCAGAG ATGGCACAGACTGTTCGTTGACTTTTGTGGCTCAAACACTTGGGAAAGTGTGCATCCAGGGACACAGCG GTTTGGTCCTGGCCGTGGTGGCTCCTCAGTTGTCCGTCTGCACACGCTCAGACATGGTTTGGCAGAGGGTTTGCTGGAAGCTGATGGAGAACGTTCCACAGCGATGGATGGAGAGCGTTCTCACTGGGCTGGTGCAGGCTGTCAGTGG GCCGGATGCTTTGGGGAGGATCATTGGGAATCTAGTGTTGACAAATAAAAAGGCTCAATTTGTCATCACTCATAAACTGCTGTTGCTGCAATACAAGTACGAG ACTCGGGTCTTGAGAATTGTTCTGGGTTACCTCGCAGCAGACAAAGATCGAAGACCATTTCTTGTCCAG GTGTTACGGTCTATATGCCAGGCCTGGGCTAACCCCAGTGCAGTGAAACACACACCTCTAGAGCAGCAGTTGTATGTCAGCAAGACTTTACTGCTGAGTGTGAGTCTGCTGAAAGACTCTGAGCTACAGGAGCTACGTTCAG AGCTACTTCATTGTATGCTGGGTGGCATGCAGAGTCACCTCGACAGCAGCGTGGTGCGTATCAGACATATGGGGATGGTGGTGGGAGAGTGCCTGAGCTCCCGCATGGATGGAAGCGGAACCCAACTCAAATTTGAG TACGATCAGGATGAAGAAACCCGTGAGCTGCTTTCTCTCATGACTCCCATCACTTGTGATGAAGCAGAGCCTGAGCCTGTAAACAG GGCCAACTCTCTTCAAGAGACCAATGAAACAATGCCATCCACTGAGAATACATcatcacaaaataaatcagcacCTCAGTCATCAAAAACCGATGCAGACTCAGACCTTGATAG CGATGATGAGCTCACTCCGTACGACATGTCTGGAGATCAGGAGATGAGTCAGGCTTCTCCACCTCGCTACCTACGAGACTGTCTGGAAA TTTTAAGATCCTCCGAGGACGGAGTGCGTGTGGAGCTCAGTTTGAGAGTTGCTGAAAGTTTAGTGCGGAGGAACGCCTTTGCAGCCAGAGAG atcAGCGTCCAGATGTCCAAAGTGCTTCTTCATATGGAGGATAAATACAACATTATTGGCTTCCTGGGTCTCAGACAGGCAACTATGGTGGCTCTCACTGTCACAGACTGTATTCCT GTAACTCAGTATTTGACCACAGAGTTTTACTCCTTAAACTACAGTCTTCGTCAGCGGCTTGATATCCTGGAG GTCCTTACCATAGCAGCTCAGGAGCTCTCAAAGCCAATCACTGACAAGAGAGATCCATCCATTGGCCCTGCTGCTACCTCTGAGCTGAATACATACCCAGGTGACAACCCTGTTCACTGGCAACAAGTGGTAGAAAAGCGAATtcaaagcaagacaaaacaCTTCAGTAAG GGTGCCACGAAACCTCCAGCTAAGGCGACCCCAAACCGTTACGCCCCTGTTGCTGGAcacttcttttttcctttgctCAGGAATTATGACAA GCCTCAGGTGACCTTCGACCTCCTGGGCAGTGATCACCTGGTACTGGGCAGGTTGATCCACACTTTGGGCCTCTTTATGCATCTGGCAGTCAATGCACCG ATAGCTGCACAGATGGGCTGTGCTTTGCTGGACTTTGTGTGGGCGGTGCGATACCATGTTGACCA GATGGTGAGACGAGGCGTCCTCTTCGCCGTCTGCTCTGTGTTTCTGAGTATGCCCAGTCAAAACCTACTGGTGGACCTCAGTGATCAGCTGTTTGAGACCAGAGCTTGGCTGGCAG ATGTGGCTGAAGGTGACCCTGATGCAGATTGCCGGAATCTGGCTGTGCAGAGTTTGGTGCTGCTGGATAGAAGTGTGAAAAAGCAGCTACAAGATCCACAAACGCTCAGTCTGGAGTCATGA